A region from the Sandaracinus amylolyticus genome encodes:
- a CDS encoding 6-phosphofructokinase, producing the protein MKVGILTGGGDCPGLNAVIRAAVKTGIARHGFEMLGIEDAFHGLVDLGYQSPHGNRWLTEMDVRGIQTRGGTILGTSNRGDPFHYVVKSESGKEIETDISDRVLENMHRIGLDAIISIGGDGSMRIAQRFFEKGMPIVGVPKTIDNDLGATDQTFGFDTAVCIATEAIDRLSDTAASHDRVMLVEVMGRDAGWIALHAGLAGGADAILIPEIPYRIDAIAKMIAQRSAAKQKYSIIVVSEGAKPLGGDRSIGETRAGAMPRLMGAGSRVAEGLRELVSADIRVTVLGHIQRGGPPSSFDRNLATRYGRAAADLVATKQFGRMVALRDGQIVTLPIADAIAKPKLVDPKSEMVETARALGTFFGDEP; encoded by the coding sequence ATGAAGGTCGGCATTCTGACGGGCGGCGGCGACTGTCCGGGGCTCAACGCGGTCATCCGTGCCGCGGTGAAGACGGGGATCGCCCGGCACGGCTTCGAGATGCTCGGCATCGAGGATGCGTTCCACGGCCTCGTCGACCTCGGATACCAATCACCGCACGGGAACCGGTGGCTCACCGAGATGGACGTGCGCGGCATCCAGACGCGCGGCGGGACGATCCTCGGCACGTCGAACCGCGGCGATCCGTTCCACTACGTCGTGAAGAGCGAGAGCGGCAAGGAGATCGAGACCGACATCTCCGATCGCGTGCTCGAGAACATGCACAGGATCGGGCTCGACGCGATCATCTCGATCGGCGGCGACGGCTCGATGCGGATCGCCCAGCGCTTCTTCGAGAAGGGCATGCCGATCGTCGGGGTGCCGAAGACGATCGACAACGACCTCGGCGCGACCGATCAGACGTTCGGGTTCGACACCGCGGTCTGCATCGCCACCGAGGCGATCGATCGACTGAGCGACACCGCGGCGAGCCACGACCGCGTGATGCTCGTCGAGGTGATGGGGCGCGACGCCGGGTGGATCGCGCTGCACGCGGGGCTCGCGGGCGGTGCGGACGCGATCCTCATCCCCGAGATCCCGTATCGCATCGACGCGATCGCGAAGATGATCGCGCAGCGCAGCGCGGCGAAGCAGAAGTACTCGATCATCGTCGTCAGCGAAGGCGCGAAGCCGCTCGGCGGCGATCGGAGCATCGGCGAGACGCGCGCCGGCGCGATGCCGCGTCTGATGGGCGCCGGATCGCGCGTGGCGGAGGGGCTGCGCGAGCTCGTGAGCGCCGACATCCGCGTGACGGTGCTCGGACACATCCAGCGCGGCGGCCCTCCGTCGAGCTTCGATCGCAACCTCGCCACGCGGTACGGGCGCGCTGCGGCGGACCTCGTCGCGACCAAGCAGTTCGGTCGGATGGTCGCGCTGCGCGACGGGCAGATCGTGACGCTGCCGATCGCCGATGCGATCGCGAAGCCGAAGCTCGTCGATCCGAAGAGCGAGATGGTCGAGACCGCGCGCGCGCTCGGGACGTTCTTCGGCGACGAGCCGTGA
- a CDS encoding S1C family serine protease has product MSSSMLELGDSLAVAVERASASVVQVVSPRRASGTVWSDDLVVTAAHVVRRDDARVRLHDGTERAAQVIGGDPATDVAVLRVDGGGLTPITFADASAVKVGHLALALGRPGRSVRASLRMIGVIGTDVPTRAGARLSRWIESDRALPAGFSGGPLVDVTGAAIGMSTDGLVRGADLALAKEELARVVDEIAAHGQVRRGWLGVAVHPVRLPDVVGAEIQQRSGALIVAVEPKSPADVAGLVLGDVIWAIEGAKVRGPEDVIGALRSRVDQSLRVSIVRAGKLEDRTVTTVARAA; this is encoded by the coding sequence ATGAGCAGTTCGATGCTGGAGCTCGGCGACTCGCTCGCCGTCGCGGTGGAGCGTGCGTCGGCGTCCGTGGTGCAGGTGGTGTCCCCACGCCGCGCGAGCGGCACGGTGTGGAGCGACGATCTCGTCGTCACCGCCGCGCACGTCGTGCGTCGCGACGACGCGCGCGTGCGCCTGCACGACGGGACCGAGCGCGCCGCGCAGGTGATCGGCGGCGACCCCGCGACCGACGTCGCGGTGCTGCGCGTCGATGGTGGTGGCCTCACGCCGATCACGTTCGCCGACGCGAGCGCGGTGAAGGTCGGTCACCTCGCGCTCGCGCTCGGTCGTCCGGGGCGCAGCGTGCGCGCGAGCCTGCGCATGATCGGCGTGATCGGGACCGACGTGCCGACGCGCGCGGGCGCGCGCCTGTCGCGCTGGATCGAGAGCGATCGCGCCCTGCCCGCGGGGTTCTCGGGCGGGCCGCTCGTCGACGTGACGGGCGCGGCGATCGGGATGAGCACCGACGGCCTGGTGCGCGGCGCGGACCTCGCGCTCGCGAAGGAAGAGCTCGCGCGCGTCGTCGACGAGATCGCCGCGCACGGTCAGGTGCGTCGCGGGTGGCTCGGCGTCGCGGTGCACCCGGTGCGCCTGCCCGACGTGGTCGGCGCCGAGATCCAGCAGCGCAGCGGCGCGCTGATCGTCGCGGTCGAGCCGAAGAGCCCGGCCGACGTCGCGGGGCTCGTGCTCGGCGACGTGATCTGGGCGATCGAGGGCGCGAAGGTGCGCGGGCCCGAGGACGTGATCGGCGCGCTCCGCAGCCGCGTCGATCAGTCGCTGCGCGTCAGCATCGTGCGCGCGGGCAAGCTCGAGGACCGCACGGTGACCACGGTCGCGCGCGCGGCGTGA
- a CDS encoding GNAT family N-acetyltransferase yields the protein MATRRKRPAPTPPPPEPESTPEDELAPAVAADEIRVRRIHRRDLNRVWEFLKLVFRDVNRQTLEYQRPRSKQRFIEQYEEEGIEQLVFEVDGDIVGYAECAFEVTGSDNWINPRFFESRDMRPLFVEELASHPSYQGRGVGMFMLEQLQHLARVRGCTHLVLEVAENNDSALKFYRKRNFYKLDAAIFLAQKVESEPELLPPRKLERKRDEDEPEDGGDGAAEAG from the coding sequence ATGGCGACCCGCCGCAAACGACCGGCACCGACGCCCCCACCGCCCGAGCCCGAGAGCACCCCCGAGGACGAGCTCGCGCCGGCCGTCGCGGCCGACGAGATCCGCGTGCGACGCATCCATCGCCGCGATCTGAACCGCGTGTGGGAGTTCCTGAAGCTCGTCTTCCGCGACGTGAACCGTCAGACGCTCGAGTACCAGCGCCCGCGCAGCAAGCAGCGGTTCATCGAGCAGTACGAGGAGGAAGGCATCGAGCAGCTCGTGTTCGAGGTCGACGGCGACATCGTCGGGTACGCGGAGTGCGCGTTCGAGGTCACCGGCTCGGACAACTGGATCAACCCGCGCTTCTTCGAGTCGCGCGACATGCGGCCGCTCTTCGTCGAGGAGCTCGCGTCGCACCCGAGCTACCAGGGGCGCGGCGTCGGCATGTTCATGCTCGAGCAGCTGCAGCACCTCGCGCGCGTGCGCGGCTGCACGCACCTCGTGCTCGAGGTCGCGGAGAACAACGACTCGGCGCTGAAGTTCTATCGGAAGCGCAACTTCTACAAGCTCGATGCCGCGATCTTCCTCGCGCAGAAGGTCGAGAGCGAGCCCGAGCTGCTCCCGCCTCGGAAGCTCGAGAGGAAGCGCGACGAGGACGAGCCCGAGGACGGCGGGGACGGCGCGGCGGAAGCCGGCTGA
- a CDS encoding IgGFc-binding protein, translating to MRLALCLAATCLLALLLPSCTDDGPGRPSRDAGPLADGQVAPGVDGGLRCTPGRLACAGNTSFVCGDDGMSRTNEVACDVCAPGLGCVLCVPGSRRCEGTVSMVCATDGRAWLTGRDCSEWGSSCGGNGYCGDACGEAEQTRSNVGCEYWPAPLANPALDGSRFDFRVVVANPNDTAANVRITRNGVDAYTGTVAANGLAEIPLPWIPGQSLDGIQPDDWRSITVAGGAYRMTSDVPVIAMQFNPFEYSSGGANSFTNDATLLYPTHVLTGDYVGLAYYPLSRTVDGNALRYPGYIAVVGVSPEPTRVQVSARGAVAADAAGRFPATPTGGSFVVTLQQGEVVHIAAAIPPECAPGRPGYVENRECESTPIGEICDVMETCREQDYDLTGTRITADRPVAVFGGHACAYVPTSAEACDHLEEQLPPIQSWGRAFVGAPMGDGSIGGTNVLRVIAYEDTTVTVSPPQGGVGGGALRGGEFLELDVTSPFEVTGTSAIMVAQYLRGQYATEPAAQRGDPDVTVLVPSEQYREDYTFVLPSSYNAGTNGQNHLLVVRQPGVALTLDGAAVSATFVTVGGREIAVIPLAGGTHAISSTEPFGLIAYGLGSFTSYSSPAGLNLDPITVLY from the coding sequence ATGCGCCTCGCTCTCTGCCTCGCCGCGACGTGTCTGCTCGCGCTGCTGCTCCCGTCGTGCACCGACGACGGGCCCGGACGTCCATCGCGCGACGCGGGACCGCTGGCCGACGGGCAGGTCGCGCCCGGGGTCGACGGCGGGCTGCGCTGCACGCCGGGACGTCTCGCGTGCGCGGGCAACACGTCGTTCGTCTGCGGCGACGACGGGATGTCGCGCACGAACGAGGTCGCGTGCGACGTGTGCGCGCCCGGGCTCGGGTGCGTGCTCTGCGTGCCGGGATCGCGGCGCTGCGAGGGCACCGTGTCGATGGTCTGCGCGACCGACGGACGCGCGTGGCTCACCGGGCGCGACTGCAGCGAGTGGGGCTCGAGCTGCGGCGGCAACGGCTACTGCGGCGACGCGTGCGGCGAGGCCGAGCAGACGCGCAGCAACGTGGGATGCGAGTACTGGCCCGCGCCGCTCGCGAACCCGGCGCTCGACGGCAGCAGGTTCGACTTCCGCGTCGTGGTCGCGAACCCGAACGACACCGCGGCGAACGTGCGCATCACGCGCAACGGCGTCGACGCGTACACCGGGACCGTCGCGGCGAACGGGCTCGCCGAGATCCCGCTGCCGTGGATCCCGGGGCAGAGCCTCGACGGGATCCAGCCCGACGACTGGCGCTCGATCACGGTCGCGGGCGGCGCGTACCGCATGACGAGCGACGTGCCGGTGATCGCGATGCAGTTCAACCCGTTCGAGTACTCGAGCGGCGGCGCGAATTCGTTCACCAACGACGCGACGTTGCTCTATCCGACGCACGTGCTCACCGGCGACTACGTCGGGCTCGCGTACTACCCGCTGAGCCGCACCGTCGACGGCAACGCGCTGCGCTACCCGGGCTACATCGCGGTGGTGGGCGTGTCGCCGGAGCCGACGCGCGTGCAGGTGTCGGCGCGCGGCGCGGTCGCGGCCGATGCGGCGGGGCGCTTCCCCGCGACGCCGACCGGCGGCTCGTTCGTGGTCACGCTGCAGCAGGGCGAGGTCGTGCACATCGCGGCGGCGATCCCGCCGGAGTGCGCGCCGGGCCGCCCCGGGTACGTCGAGAACCGCGAGTGCGAGAGCACGCCGATCGGCGAGATCTGCGACGTGATGGAGACCTGCCGCGAGCAGGACTACGACCTCACGGGCACGCGCATCACCGCGGATCGACCGGTCGCGGTGTTCGGCGGTCACGCGTGCGCGTACGTGCCGACGAGCGCGGAGGCGTGTGATCACCTCGAGGAGCAGCTGCCGCCGATCCAGAGCTGGGGTCGCGCGTTCGTCGGCGCGCCGATGGGCGACGGGAGCATCGGCGGCACGAACGTGCTGCGGGTGATCGCGTACGAGGACACGACGGTCACGGTGAGCCCGCCGCAGGGCGGCGTGGGCGGTGGCGCGCTGCGGGGCGGCGAGTTCCTCGAGCTCGACGTGACGAGCCCGTTCGAGGTGACCGGGACGAGCGCGATCATGGTCGCGCAGTACCTGCGCGGTCAGTACGCGACGGAGCCCGCAGCGCAGCGGGGTGATCCCGACGTGACGGTGCTGGTGCCCTCGGAGCAGTACCGCGAGGACTACACGTTCGTGCTGCCGAGCTCGTACAACGCGGGCACGAACGGGCAGAACCACCTGCTCGTGGTGCGGCAGCCGGGCGTGGCGCTGACGCTCGACGGCGCGGCGGTGAGCGCGACGTTCGTGACGGTGGGCGGGCGCGAGATCGCGGTGATCCCGCTCGCGGGCGGCACGCACGCGATTTCGAGCACGGAGCCGTTCGGGCTGATCGCGTACGGCCTCGGGAGCTTCACGAGCTACTCGTCGCCCGCGGGGCTGAACCTCGATCCGATCACGGTGCTGTATTGA
- a CDS encoding helix-turn-helix transcriptional regulator → MRVVERAEDAHVALLDPGAVNPDGGDRQSRARLDAGLQPVAELDIPSVVLAEGEPQARAALARGARGAVMRRPDGPRLVAALSAVAAGLTVLDFTLGPPPPTGEDGPPVQLTSREHEVLELLAGGFSNRRIARRLGISEHTAKFHVNGILVKLGAGTRTEAVVIAARRGLVML, encoded by the coding sequence GTGCGCGTCGTCGAGCGCGCAGAGGACGCGCACGTCGCGTTGCTCGATCCCGGCGCGGTCAACCCCGACGGGGGTGATCGCCAGTCGCGCGCACGTCTCGACGCCGGCCTCCAGCCGGTCGCGGAGCTCGACATCCCGAGCGTCGTGCTCGCGGAAGGCGAGCCCCAGGCGCGCGCGGCGCTCGCGCGCGGTGCGCGCGGTGCGGTCATGCGTCGTCCCGACGGGCCTCGGCTCGTGGCTGCGCTCAGCGCGGTCGCGGCGGGCTTGACGGTGCTCGACTTCACGCTCGGTCCTCCGCCGCCGACGGGCGAGGACGGACCGCCGGTGCAGCTCACGTCGCGTGAGCACGAGGTCCTCGAGCTGCTCGCGGGCGGGTTCTCCAACCGTCGCATCGCGCGCCGTCTCGGGATCAGCGAGCACACCGCGAAGTTCCACGTGAACGGCATCCTCGTGAAGCTCGGCGCGGGCACGCGCACCGAGGCGGTGGTCATCGCCGCCCGTCGCGGCCTGGTCATGCTGTGA
- a CDS encoding serine/threonine-protein kinase: MDERLEGTTLGRYRVGRLLGSGGMGAVHAGVQEPLGRPVAIKVLRPEISRNADIVARFKREAELAASLSHPNIAQVTDFGVHDAGPNEGRAYLVMDLLEGESLAALLAREGRLSEGRAQRITMQVLSALAVAHERGIVHRDLKPENVFVQRVSGMELVKLLDFGIARMLDDDHSMTRTGAVLGTPAYMSPEQARGRRVDARSDVWSIGAVMYQMLAGRRPFEKDNYHELMFAVVEETPASLRELDPATSLALASIVERAMHKTPEARFASAREMADALAAVTGLREDVAGMPVTRVSTGAGSDPGARAGRGPRDVSDGAFAATMASTGSGSGSGTAPGKGAGQGRDAAPRRGTAAWIALAVIAGMIGAGAWALAGRGDDVATTTTTTTTSGAEAEVAAPMMPIAPTAAETATESESATESESESATESESATEAAATATEAAAPETAAVAPRAPAAPHEITATCGGSEVQLVIVGRRERVWASSAAAIENVPPGTITQLRDLVNARAAAMSACHRGHALLQGQWYTLSVGADGRVQRVEPFVFCPIDPPVVQCMERALVGTELLPSEGGYSFKVGVGVSR, from the coding sequence GTGGACGAACGGCTCGAAGGAACGACGCTCGGCCGGTATCGCGTCGGGCGTCTCCTCGGATCGGGCGGGATGGGCGCGGTGCACGCGGGGGTGCAGGAGCCGCTGGGACGCCCCGTCGCGATCAAGGTGCTGCGCCCCGAGATCTCGCGGAACGCCGACATCGTCGCGCGCTTCAAGCGCGAGGCGGAGCTCGCGGCGTCGCTCTCGCATCCCAACATCGCGCAGGTGACGGACTTCGGCGTCCACGACGCTGGTCCGAACGAGGGCCGCGCGTACCTCGTGATGGATCTGCTGGAGGGCGAGTCCCTCGCGGCGCTGCTCGCGCGCGAAGGGCGCCTGTCCGAGGGGCGCGCGCAGCGCATCACGATGCAGGTGCTGAGCGCGCTCGCGGTCGCGCACGAGCGCGGCATCGTCCATCGCGATCTGAAGCCCGAGAACGTGTTCGTGCAGCGCGTGAGCGGGATGGAGCTCGTGAAGCTGCTCGACTTCGGCATCGCGCGGATGCTCGACGACGATCACTCGATGACGCGCACCGGCGCGGTGCTCGGCACGCCCGCGTACATGAGCCCGGAGCAGGCGCGCGGCCGGCGCGTCGACGCGCGCAGCGACGTGTGGTCGATCGGCGCGGTGATGTACCAGATGCTCGCGGGGCGCCGGCCGTTCGAGAAAGACAACTACCACGAGCTCATGTTCGCGGTGGTCGAGGAGACACCGGCCTCGCTGCGCGAGCTCGATCCCGCGACGTCGCTCGCGCTCGCGAGCATCGTCGAGCGCGCGATGCACAAGACACCCGAGGCGCGCTTCGCGAGCGCGCGCGAGATGGCCGACGCGCTCGCGGCGGTCACCGGGCTGCGCGAGGACGTCGCGGGGATGCCGGTCACGCGCGTGTCGACGGGGGCCGGGTCGGATCCGGGCGCGCGAGCCGGGCGGGGACCGCGGGACGTGTCGGACGGCGCGTTCGCCGCGACGATGGCCTCGACGGGGTCGGGGTCCGGGTCCGGGACGGCTCCGGGGAAGGGAGCGGGGCAGGGGCGGGACGCGGCGCCGCGACGGGGGACGGCGGCGTGGATCGCGCTGGCGGTGATCGCGGGGATGATCGGCGCCGGTGCGTGGGCGCTCGCGGGGCGTGGAGACGACGTCGCTACGACGACGACGACGACGACGACGAGCGGCGCGGAGGCGGAAGTCGCTGCGCCGATGATGCCGATCGCGCCGACGGCGGCCGAGACCGCGACCGAGTCCGAGTCCGCGACCGAGTCCGAGTCCGAGTCCGCGACCGAGTCCGAGTCCGCGACCGAAGCTGCCGCGACCGCGACCGAAGCTGCCGCGCCCGAGACCGCGGCCGTCGCGCCGCGTGCTCCTGCCGCGCCGCACGAGATCACCGCGACGTGTGGAGGCTCGGAGGTGCAGCTCGTGATCGTCGGGCGGCGCGAGCGGGTGTGGGCCTCGAGCGCCGCCGCGATCGAGAACGTGCCCCCCGGCACCATCACGCAGCTGCGCGATCTCGTGAACGCGCGCGCCGCCGCGATGAGCGCGTGTCATCGCGGCCACGCGCTCCTCCAGGGGCAGTGGTACACGCTCAGCGTCGGCGCCGACGGACGCGTGCAGCGCGTCGAGCCGTTCGTGTTCTGCCCGATCGATCCGCCGGTCGTGCAGTGCATGGAGCGCGCGCTCGTGGGCACCGAGCTGCTGCCGAGCGAAGGCGGCTATTCGTTCAAGGTCGGCGTCGGCGTCTCGCGCTGA
- a CDS encoding lysylphosphatidylglycerol synthase transmembrane domain-containing protein, protein MQKRARLLLAVKAAISIGLLAWLVMTIAEREGMDALGERIGQLAAVPLVVAVALHFAAVLSGVARWRVLLDARGLGQPAPWLLRSFLIGRFIGAFTPSTAGLDGWRAYDVARRTGDMPGSAGVILVEKLFGLVGMAAVCAVLAPLGALDRLGPGALPLALAIAAGSVLGLFLLASPARTRALARVAPRAIRGRVEKIAEALAAQQLSASRIASALVLGIVTHLAISAVFAATGASLGVAASTTTLLAVGNAITIAILLPLSIGGVGVREGVAVMLLAGAGVPTSDAVLVALLGYVTGQVPALVGGVLLMLDRGARERRAASTELAPDRT, encoded by the coding sequence ATGCAGAAGCGCGCTCGGCTCCTGCTCGCGGTGAAGGCCGCCATCTCGATCGGCCTGCTCGCGTGGCTCGTCATGACGATCGCCGAGCGCGAGGGCATGGACGCGCTCGGCGAGCGCATCGGGCAGCTCGCCGCGGTTCCCCTCGTCGTCGCGGTCGCGCTGCACTTCGCGGCGGTGCTCTCGGGCGTGGCCCGTTGGCGCGTGCTCCTCGACGCGCGTGGCCTCGGGCAGCCCGCGCCGTGGCTGCTGCGCTCGTTCCTGATCGGACGCTTCATCGGAGCCTTCACGCCCTCGACCGCGGGGCTCGACGGCTGGCGCGCCTACGACGTCGCGCGGCGCACCGGCGACATGCCGGGGAGCGCGGGCGTGATCCTCGTCGAGAAGCTCTTCGGGCTCGTGGGCATGGCCGCGGTGTGCGCGGTGCTCGCGCCGCTCGGTGCGCTCGATCGTCTCGGCCCAGGCGCGCTGCCGCTCGCCCTCGCGATCGCGGCGGGCTCGGTGCTCGGGCTCTTCCTGCTCGCGTCGCCGGCGCGCACGCGCGCGCTGGCGCGCGTCGCGCCGCGCGCGATCCGCGGGCGCGTCGAGAAGATCGCGGAGGCGCTCGCGGCGCAGCAGCTCTCGGCGTCGCGCATCGCGTCGGCCCTCGTGCTCGGCATCGTGACGCACCTCGCGATCTCGGCGGTGTTCGCCGCGACCGGCGCGTCGCTCGGCGTCGCGGCCTCGACGACGACGCTGCTCGCGGTCGGCAATGCGATCACCATCGCGATCCTGCTGCCGCTGTCGATCGGCGGCGTCGGCGTGCGCGAGGGCGTCGCGGTGATGCTGCTCGCGGGCGCGGGCGTTCCCACCAGCGACGCGGTGCTCGTCGCGCTGCTCGGCTACGTGACGGGCCAGGTGCCGGCGCTGGTCGGCGGCGTGTTGCTGATGCTCGATCGCGGAGCCCGCGAGCGGCGCGCCGCGAGCACCGAGCTCGCCCCCGACCGGACCTGA
- a CDS encoding VanW family protein, with amino-acid sequence MRTVLRLGVFLAVLSNVSAPVAHAIVLRDDVQPTTSDAFAEVMGEHETAFLVDRAHAGRAHNVALAASLLDGVVLAPGAELSFNDRVGPRTLEAGFREAPELHDGHLHEGVGGGVCQVATTLHIASLRAGLEIVEHRAHSIPLSYAPAGLDATVSYGRIDFRVRNPFAHAVRVRAVAVEGELVVRIEGAQAHAPADVEATVVRTIERNETRVVDATLASGARVVEDRGRDGVVVRVRATSADGTRVERTVRYGASSRVVRVGA; translated from the coding sequence ATGCGCACGGTGCTTCGCCTCGGTGTCTTCCTCGCGGTGCTCTCGAACGTCTCGGCTCCAGTCGCGCACGCGATCGTGCTGCGCGACGACGTCCAACCGACGACGAGCGACGCGTTCGCCGAGGTGATGGGCGAGCACGAGACGGCGTTCCTCGTCGACCGCGCGCACGCGGGCCGCGCGCACAACGTCGCGCTCGCGGCGTCGCTGCTCGACGGCGTGGTGCTCGCGCCGGGCGCGGAGCTCTCGTTCAACGATCGCGTCGGTCCGCGCACGCTCGAGGCGGGCTTCCGCGAGGCGCCCGAGCTGCACGACGGTCACCTCCACGAAGGCGTCGGTGGCGGCGTCTGTCAGGTCGCGACGACGCTGCACATCGCGTCGCTGCGCGCAGGGCTCGAGATCGTGGAGCATCGCGCGCACAGCATCCCGCTCTCGTACGCGCCTGCGGGCCTCGACGCGACGGTGTCGTACGGGCGCATCGACTTCCGTGTGCGGAACCCGTTCGCGCACGCGGTGCGGGTGCGCGCGGTCGCCGTCGAGGGCGAGCTCGTGGTGCGCATCGAGGGCGCGCAGGCGCACGCGCCGGCGGACGTCGAGGCGACGGTGGTGCGCACGATCGAGCGCAACGAGACGCGTGTGGTCGACGCGACGCTCGCGAGCGGCGCGCGCGTGGTGGAGGATCGCGGCCGCGACGGCGTGGTGGTGCGGGTGCGCGCGACGAGCGCGGACGGCACGCGCGTCGAGCGCACGGTCCGCTACGGCGCGTCGTCGCGCGTGGTGCGCGTCGGCGCGTGA
- the fbp gene encoding class 1 fructose-bisphosphatase, with the protein MSTNQSVGPSSGDELGWTLDRHILERQRRTPGASGDFTGLFQAIALAGRVIASKVAKAGLADVLGATGAVNVQGETVQKLDELANKILVRCVEAGGHVCVMASEEDETTIPVPPQYPQGKYVLMFDPLDGSSNIDVNVSIGTIFSIHRRVTASGPGTAQDCLQAGHKQVAAGYIIYGSSTMLVYTTGDGVHGFTLDPLVGEFFLSHENLRMPTRGNTYSINEGNRSKWTPGVTEWIDTLKSDKAPGGKPYGMRYVGSLVADFHRTLLRGGVFAYPGDRKAPEGKLRLLYECSPMAFIAEAAGGAASTGTQRVLDVEPTALHQRVPLFIGSKEDVADAERFVAKDAR; encoded by the coding sequence ATGAGCACGAATCAATCGGTGGGCCCGAGCAGCGGTGACGAGCTCGGCTGGACGCTCGACCGGCACATCCTCGAGCGTCAACGCCGCACGCCGGGCGCGAGCGGCGACTTCACCGGGCTGTTCCAGGCGATCGCGCTCGCGGGGCGCGTCATCGCGAGCAAGGTCGCGAAGGCGGGGCTCGCCGACGTCCTCGGCGCGACCGGCGCGGTGAACGTGCAGGGCGAGACCGTGCAGAAGCTCGACGAGCTCGCCAACAAGATCCTCGTGCGCTGCGTGGAAGCGGGCGGCCACGTCTGCGTGATGGCGAGCGAGGAGGACGAGACGACGATCCCCGTCCCGCCGCAGTACCCGCAGGGCAAGTACGTGCTGATGTTCGATCCGCTCGACGGCAGCTCGAACATCGACGTGAACGTGTCGATCGGGACGATCTTCTCGATCCACCGTCGCGTCACCGCGAGCGGCCCCGGCACCGCGCAGGACTGCCTGCAGGCAGGGCACAAGCAGGTCGCGGCGGGCTACATCATCTACGGCTCGAGCACGATGCTCGTCTACACGACCGGCGACGGCGTGCACGGCTTCACGCTCGACCCGCTGGTCGGCGAGTTCTTCCTCTCGCACGAGAACCTGCGGATGCCGACGCGCGGCAACACGTACTCGATCAACGAGGGCAACCGCAGCAAGTGGACGCCCGGCGTGACCGAGTGGATCGACACGCTGAAGAGCGACAAGGCGCCGGGCGGGAAGCCCTACGGGATGCGCTACGTGGGATCGCTCGTCGCGGACTTCCATCGCACGCTGCTGCGCGGCGGCGTCTTCGCGTACCCGGGGGATCGCAAGGCGCCCGAGGGCAAGCTGCGGCTGCTGTACGAGTGCTCGCCGATGGCGTTCATCGCGGAGGCGGCGGGCGGCGCGGCGTCGACGGGGACGCAGCGCGTGCTCGACGTGGAGCCCACGGCGCTGCACCAGCGCGTGCCGCTGTTCATCGGCAGCAAGGAAGACGTCGCGGACGCGGAGCGCTTCGTCGCGAAGGACGCCCGCTGA